The following proteins come from a genomic window of Rutidosis leptorrhynchoides isolate AG116_Rl617_1_P2 chromosome 10, CSIRO_AGI_Rlap_v1, whole genome shotgun sequence:
- the LOC139873456 gene encoding uncharacterized protein: protein MRRKPNKKSKESIKAPPKKCCKICENTESKYKCPTCFIPYCSLTCFKKHKENPCIKPAPENENDTSAPILPIDVDRPCYIDNFDDVLPQSQLESIATSTEILEALKDKELQKIICNIDCSANAETELDKAMEQEVFRLFTEKILSRVTEFGK, encoded by the exons ATGAGGAGGAAGCCAAATAAAAAATCGAAAGAATCGATTAAAGCACCGCCCAAaaaatgctgtaaaatatgtgaaAATACTGAATCGAAATACAAGTGCCCTACCTGTTTCATTCCATA TTGTTCGCTCACTTGTTTTAAGAAACATAAAG AAAATCCATGTATTAAACCAGCTCCTGAGAATGAGAATGATACAA GTGCACCTATTCTACCAATTGATGTTGACAGACCGTGTTATATCGATAATTTCGATGATGTGCTACCACAGTCCCAACTAGAGTCCATAG CTACGTCTACTGAGATTCTCGAAGCGTTGAAAGACAAAGAGCTACAAAAAATCATATGCAACATAGATTGCTCTGCTAACGCTGAAACA GAACTTGACAAGGCTATGGAACAAGAAGTATTTCGCCTGTTTACGGAAAAG ATCTTGTCAAGGGTAACTGAGTTTGGCAagtaa
- the LOC139870126 gene encoding transcription factor PIF1-like: MNHCVPDSKTDYLLQASSISKRHKKTSMGDQDIMELLWQNGKVVMQSQNQRPVISSSNNNNNRRSEMTSSNRDLRLIEDETTPCGNLFMQEDEMVSWLHYPNEDNNLDLYLHNNDILYPILPSSAPAPSIVTIPPPRPPVPPLKRVEYENDQTKLQSAATASSAIVSVDQSQRPPVPREEDEQNQSNFVKFLQFTRPNNGNCTVTVDGDGSDPANSNKASEDVTRLTVVESNGKPAVEPSQSRVSRVTDSGALFSGTNMSSFGGREPETFDLCASSSPRTGGSGASASVEPVLNKSPQVTDDRKRKARDTDDTECYSEDIEFEYHDAKKQSRGSTSTKRARAAEVHNLSERKRRDRINEKMKALQELIPRCNKSDKASMLDEAIEYLKSLQMQVQMMSMGYGIVPMMFPGVQRYMPAMAAVGMGMGMDQVAMTRPMVPYPPVLPASAIMPNPAVAAAQVPRFPVAQVPIMGPQRSQGANPSDPMMMMNSFPLQNVNQPRVPYADPYQQYVGLTQTKMPQPQAR, encoded by the exons ATGAATCATTGTGTTCCTGATTCCAAAACCGATTACTTGCTACAAGCTTCTTCAATTTCAAAAAGGCACAAGAAAACATCAAT GGGAGATCAAGATATAATGGAATTGTTATGGCAAAACGGTAAGGTTGTAATGCAAAGCCAAAACCAGAGACCCGtaattagtagtagtaataataataacaatagaagaTCGGAAATGACGTCATCGAATAGAGATTTACGATTGATTGAAGATGAAACGACGCCGTGTGGTAATTTATTCATGCAAGAGGATGAAATGGTTTCATGGCTTCATTATCCTAATGAAGATAATAATTTAGATCTCTATCTTCATAATAACGATATTTTGTATCCAATTCTTCCGTCATCTGCTCCGGCACCATCGATAGTTACCATTCCACCTCCACGGCCGCCGGTACCGCCGTTAAAGCGTGTGGAGTATGAGAATGATCAAACGAAATTGCAGTCAGCGGCAACGGCCTCGTCGGCGATAGTTAGTGTTGATCAGTCTCAACGGCCGCCGGTACCGCGCGAGGAAGATGAACAGAATCAATCCAATTTCGTGAAATTTTTACAATTCACAAGACCTAATAACGGAAATTGCACCGTTACGGTCGACGGAGATGGATCGGACCCGGCTAATTCGAATAAGGCGTCGGAGGACGTGACACGGTTAACGGTAGTGGAGTCAAACGGTAAACCGGCGGTTGAACCGTCGCAATCTAGGGTTTCGAGAGTGACGGATAGTGGCGCGCTTTTTTCTGGCACGAATATGAGTAGTTTTGGAGGAAGAGAACCGGAAACTTTTGATTTATGTGCGTCCTCGTCACCAAGAACCGGCGGTTCAGGAGCTAGTGCGAGTGTTGAACCGGTGTTGAATAAATCGCCGCAGGTGACGGATGATCGGAAACGGAAAGCACGAGATACAGACGATACTGAATGTTACAGCGAG GATATCGAGTTTGAGTATCACGATGCAAAGAAGCAATCACGTGGATCAACATCCACTAAGAGAGCTCGTGCTGCAGAAGTCCACAATCTCTCAGAAAGG AAACGTAGAGATAGGATTAATGAAAAGATGAAGGCATTACAAGAACTAATACCTCGTTGCAACAAG TCGGACAAAGCTTCAATGCTTGATGAGGCAATTGAGTACTTGAAGTCACTTCAAATGCAAGTACAG ATGATGTCCATGGGATACGGCATTGTTCCCATGATGTTCCCAGGTGTCCAAAGATACATGCCAGCAATGGCTGCTGTGGGAATGGGTATGGGTATGGATCAAGTAGCAATGACCCGACCCATGGTTCCATACCCACCCGTTCTTCCAGCTTCAGCCATAATGCCAAATCCTGCTGTTGCAGCCGCTCAAGTTCCACGGTTTCCAGTGGCACAAGTTCCCATAATGGGCCCACAAAGAAGTCAAGGAGCTAACCCGTCAGatccgatgatgatgatgaactcatTTCCGTTACAAAATGTAAACCAACCACGGGTCCCGTACGCAGATCCATATCAACAATACGTTGGTCTCACACAAACAAAAATGCCACAACCCCAGGCACGTTAA